The Meiothermus cerbereus DSM 11376 genome includes a window with the following:
- a CDS encoding prepilin-type N-terminal cleavage/methylation domain-containing protein has translation MRTQGFTILELLVVLVIFTGVLTIATRFLASQSQDTRIVQERNEVQDRARLVLQMVSQDLILAGSSRFIRGNEVRFDEANWVSCAPGTPCLTGDDHSERDTFITRYHTSLYPNGQECRAVGYAFSGTTLLRADVPCSSQDPTGAIPASSYREFAANITQLNISYVCGDAAATEVGRPSDCVRVVNLTERFVRAALVTVTAASPQGTYTYTIAQRVPIRNLKTDEVL, from the coding sequence ATGCGAACCCAAGGTTTTACAATCCTCGAGCTACTGGTGGTGCTGGTCATTTTTACTGGGGTGCTGACCATCGCGACCCGTTTCCTGGCCAGCCAATCGCAGGATACCCGCATCGTGCAGGAGCGCAACGAGGTGCAAGACCGGGCCCGTCTGGTGCTGCAGATGGTAAGCCAGGACTTGATTTTGGCGGGCTCGAGCCGCTTCATCCGGGGCAACGAGGTGCGCTTTGATGAGGCCAACTGGGTTTCTTGTGCACCCGGAACCCCCTGCCTGACCGGTGACGATCACAGCGAGCGCGATACCTTTATCACCCGTTACCACACCAGCCTTTATCCCAACGGTCAGGAATGCCGCGCTGTGGGCTATGCCTTCAGCGGAACCACCCTTTTGCGGGCGGATGTGCCGTGCAGTAGTCAGGATCCGACTGGGGCCATTCCGGCCAGCAGCTACCGCGAGTTTGCTGCCAATATCACCCAGCTCAACATTAGCTATGTCTGCGGGGATGCGGCAGCTACCGAAGTGGGGCGGCCCAGCGATTGTGTTAGGGTGGTCAACCTCACCGAACGTTTTGTGCGGGCTGCACTGGTTACCGTTACGGCAGCCTCGCCTCAGGGTACCTACACCTACACCATTGCCCAGCGCGTACCGATCCGCAACCTGAAAACCGACGAGGTGCTGTGA
- a CDS encoding type II secretion system protein, giving the protein MQNRGVTLVELLIALAVMGVAFGVLVFSQATNYRVTARAGVVSQVKDTATQILENQVGVVLANFTRYYNGCPTGSETGCFGTGFIINSGIDEGLDGEGQILIQSSAASQGIVVNLTTKVSCYDSFASRTAAIGSRSLEPCPRPN; this is encoded by the coding sequence ATGCAGAACCGAGGCGTTACCTTAGTAGAGTTGCTGATTGCCCTGGCCGTGATGGGGGTGGCCTTTGGGGTGCTGGTGTTCTCGCAAGCTACCAACTACCGTGTTACGGCTCGAGCGGGGGTGGTGAGCCAGGTGAAGGACACCGCCACGCAAATTCTGGAAAACCAGGTGGGGGTTGTACTGGCCAACTTTACCCGCTACTACAATGGCTGCCCTACCGGGAGCGAAACCGGCTGTTTTGGAACCGGCTTTATCATCAACAGCGGTATCGACGAAGGCCTGGACGGCGAAGGGCAAATCCTGATTCAGTCCTCCGCAGCCAGCCAGGGCATTGTGGTCAATCTGACGACCAAGGTTTCGTGCTACGACAGCTTTGCTTCACGCACCGCTGCTATTGGGTCACGTAGCCTCGAGCCCTGCCCCCGTCCCAACTAG